One window from the genome of Treponema sp. OMZ 838 encodes:
- the mreC gene encoding rod shape-determining protein MreC, producing the protein MKRKFSFKIKLDVFLLILLLIISSVLLTFSGGRFIVDFKSVGFSVAAGTENAVHSVSSFVTDTVSAVRELAELRSKYVALSEKLKDYELLQRSNADIRRENRELKELLGFADTIIYKNIPAQVVGFDPDNLYSGIIINRGTKHGVRKNMPVLAFQGSNVGLVGKIVQTGRDSSMIIPIYDYQCYVAASVQTTKHRGLINGQGTADLPLTMKYVQKRAKDEIAIGDRILASGENNLFPKDSPIGIVTGIKVHDYETYLELAVQPIIDFSRLDYVFVLDLSGSNGEAVQ; encoded by the coding sequence ATGAAAAGGAAATTTTCATTTAAAATAAAGCTTGATGTTTTTTTATTAATCTTGCTGCTTATCATATCTTCGGTGTTGCTGACGTTCTCCGGCGGTCGATTTATCGTCGATTTTAAATCGGTCGGTTTTTCAGTTGCTGCCGGAACGGAAAATGCCGTGCATTCGGTATCGTCATTTGTGACGGATACGGTGTCGGCTGTACGGGAGCTTGCCGAGCTTCGTTCAAAGTATGTGGCGTTGAGCGAAAAACTTAAAGATTATGAGCTTTTGCAGCGGTCAAATGCCGACATACGCCGTGAGAACAGAGAGTTAAAGGAATTGCTCGGTTTTGCGGATACGATTATCTATAAAAATATTCCGGCGCAGGTTGTCGGATTTGATCCTGATAACCTCTATTCCGGTATTATCATTAACCGCGGAACAAAGCACGGTGTGCGTAAGAATATGCCGGTGTTGGCATTCCAGGGCAGCAATGTCGGCTTAGTAGGAAAAATCGTACAAACCGGTCGCGACAGCAGTATGATCATCCCAATATATGATTATCAGTGTTATGTTGCCGCTTCCGTTCAAACAACAAAACATCGGGGCTTGATCAACGGACAGGGTACTGCCGATCTTCCGCTTACTATGAAGTATGTACAAAAACGGGCAAAAGACGAAATCGCTATCGGTGACAGAATTCTTGCATCGGGGGAAAACAATCTATTCCCGAAAGACAGTCCTATCGGTATTGTAACCGGTATTAAGGTGCATGATTATGAAACCTATCTTGAGTTGGCGGTACAGCCGATTATCGATTTCTCACGGTTGGACTATGTGTTTGTGCTGGATTTATCGGGTTCTAATGGGGAGGCGGTACAGTGA
- a CDS encoding tetratricopeptide repeat protein, translating to MKRYHGKTQYYSKPHIGRYAVLFLCIVFIVAGALFFFTVYRARYFRVPSMRTVYTQWENKDYAGVYAKTAQILEKRPMDGTALALHGFAAYYLFAEQTDLSVGADYLTAAIVHLRRALYLTKDKDIPKIAYVLGKAYYQQGYYYADLAVKYLDEAYTGGIEASDLSEFRGMAASVLGDTDKAIEAFTQALAANPSDFVLYAVAENYKKKGDIQNAKLYLFETIKKTGNAVLEVRCRNQLGLLFLEENKPDDALAQFKLVLEKDVNSADAHYGIGLIHEMQGDMIKARYEWRSAIRLNPIHAETRAKLNIK from the coding sequence ATGAAAAGGTACCACGGTAAGACACAGTATTACTCAAAACCGCATATCGGAAGATATGCCGTTCTTTTTTTGTGTATTGTGTTTATCGTTGCCGGTGCTCTTTTCTTTTTTACTGTGTATCGGGCGCGTTATTTCCGTGTGCCGTCGATGCGTACGGTATATACTCAGTGGGAAAATAAAGATTATGCGGGAGTGTACGCAAAGACCGCTCAAATTTTAGAGAAACGCCCGATGGATGGAACTGCGCTTGCACTGCACGGTTTTGCAGCGTATTACCTTTTTGCCGAACAGACCGATTTATCTGTCGGTGCGGATTATCTTACGGCAGCTATTGTGCATTTACGCAGGGCGCTTTATCTGACTAAAGATAAGGATATTCCGAAAATTGCGTATGTACTCGGGAAGGCATATTATCAACAAGGCTATTACTATGCCGATCTCGCAGTGAAGTACTTGGATGAAGCATACACAGGCGGTATTGAGGCGAGTGATTTATCGGAGTTTCGCGGTATGGCGGCTTCTGTATTGGGAGATACCGATAAGGCGATAGAAGCTTTTACCCAAGCTCTTGCGGCAAATCCTTCCGACTTTGTGCTGTATGCCGTAGCGGAAAATTATAAAAAGAAGGGTGATATACAGAATGCAAAGCTCTATCTTTTTGAAACAATTAAAAAGACCGGTAATGCCGTGCTGGAAGTGCGGTGCAGAAATCAGCTCGGTTTGCTCTTTTTAGAGGAAAATAAACCGGACGATGCGTTGGCGCAGTTCAAGCTTGTACTTGAAAAAGATGTAAATTCTGCGGATGCACATTACGGTATCGGGCTGATACATGAGATGCAGGGAGATATGATTAAGGCGCGGTATGAGTGGCGCTCTGCGATACGGCTTAATCCCATACATGCGGAAACGCGTGCAAAATTGAATATAAAATAG
- the rodA gene encoding rod shape-determining protein RodA — MNLRHITNFDYVLFLAVISLSVIGILFIYSSGVNSDGISISHEYIKQLIWVVSGLILLFAVAVYDYTKIADRALLIYIITMLLLVYTRLFGKTVKGARSWIGIGDFGIQISEFTKIIYILFLAWYLSRSQNEPEFRRFVKAAIIMFVPMGLILLQPDLGTASVYLPIFLIMSFIAGFPLRYVFGLLGTTVCTLIFTLLPLWERTILRKSSFAVKVLGNKNITLLIIFSVVGAGIIAAIGYLLLKKRYYYWIGYVLGIIAVALSGALVGSRVLKDYQMKRLIIFLDPNSDPRGAGWHILQSMTAIGSGGRSGLGFLKGTQSHYRFLPEQSTDFIFSILSEEWGFLGGLLVFGLYAIIFLRMILIIQKTSDLFGKLIVSGVVGMFFFHFVVNIGMVMGFMPITGIPLLFLSYGGSSLWTAMIATGLVMGISLRQL; from the coding sequence ATGAATCTGAGACATATTACTAATTTTGATTATGTACTGTTTTTAGCTGTAATCAGCTTGTCGGTTATCGGCATCCTCTTTATCTATTCTTCCGGAGTTAATTCCGATGGTATATCGATTTCGCATGAATATATTAAACAGCTCATTTGGGTTGTGTCGGGATTGATTTTACTGTTTGCGGTAGCGGTATACGATTATACTAAAATCGCCGATCGTGCTTTATTGATTTATATTATTACAATGCTCTTATTGGTGTATACAAGATTGTTCGGAAAAACCGTTAAAGGAGCACGGAGCTGGATCGGAATCGGAGATTTCGGTATACAAATTTCCGAATTTACAAAAATTATTTATATTTTATTTCTTGCTTGGTATCTATCAAGATCTCAGAATGAACCCGAATTCCGCCGGTTTGTCAAGGCTGCGATTATTATGTTTGTACCGATGGGATTGATACTCCTGCAGCCCGATCTTGGAACGGCTTCCGTATATCTTCCCATTTTTTTAATCATGAGCTTTATAGCCGGTTTCCCGCTTCGGTATGTGTTTGGTTTATTGGGTACAACGGTCTGTACGCTCATTTTTACGCTACTGCCCCTTTGGGAACGGACTATTTTACGCAAATCTTCTTTCGCAGTTAAAGTATTAGGTAATAAAAATATTACCTTGTTGATTATTTTTTCCGTTGTCGGGGCAGGGATTATTGCTGCAATCGGATATCTTCTGTTGAAAAAGCGGTATTATTACTGGATTGGTTATGTATTGGGCATTATCGCCGTTGCTTTATCCGGTGCATTGGTTGGGAGCAGAGTATTAAAAGATTACCAGATGAAGCGTTTGATCATCTTTTTGGATCCCAATAGCGATCCGCGTGGTGCAGGTTGGCATATCCTCCAATCGATGACGGCAATCGGTTCGGGAGGGCGATCCGGTTTAGGTTTTCTAAAAGGAACGCAAAGCCATTACCGCTTTTTGCCGGAACAGAGTACCGATTTTATTTTCAGTATTCTATCGGAAGAGTGGGGGTTCCTCGGCGGACTTTTGGTCTTTGGACTTTATGCAATCATTTTTTTACGGATGATTCTTATCATTCAAAAAACAAGTGATTTATTCGGAAAACTCATTGTCTCCGGTGTTGTGGGGATGTTCTTTTTTCACTTTGTTGTCAATATTGGGATGGTGATGGGATTTATGCCGATTACCGGTATTCCGCTGTTATTTCTGTCGTATGGAGGTTCTTCTTTGTGGACCGCGATGATTGCTACAGGACTTGTAATGGGAATCAGTCTGAGACAACTGTAA
- a CDS encoding adenylate kinase, protein MKLVFLGPPGAGKGTLALEAAKYYGIPHISTGSMFRVAIKNHTPLGEKIQKIIDSGALVDDETTAALVKERLTHDDARNGFILDGFPRTIAQAEILEDFCRLDAVINFDISDEAVITRLSGRRLCPSCGKNFHIEFMKPQVEGVCDNCRGTLVIREDDKIEAIVKRLETYREQTFPLIEFYQNKKLLITLDAQPAPAVILENFVKLFPLKH, encoded by the coding sequence ATGAAATTGGTTTTTTTAGGTCCTCCGGGGGCCGGAAAGGGAACATTGGCGTTGGAGGCTGCAAAATATTACGGTATTCCTCATATTTCTACGGGATCTATGTTCCGTGTTGCTATCAAGAATCATACTCCATTAGGGGAAAAAATTCAGAAGATTATCGATTCCGGTGCGCTTGTTGATGATGAAACAACGGCTGCTTTGGTAAAAGAGCGCCTTACTCATGATGATGCGCGTAACGGTTTTATTTTAGACGGTTTCCCGCGTACAATCGCACAGGCGGAAATTTTGGAAGATTTTTGCAGGCTCGATGCTGTCATCAATTTTGATATTTCGGATGAAGCAGTAATAACACGGCTGTCAGGCAGGCGGCTGTGCCCCTCATGCGGTAAGAACTTTCATATTGAGTTTATGAAACCACAGGTCGAAGGTGTTTGCGACAATTGCCGCGGTACACTGGTTATCCGCGAGGATGATAAAATAGAAGCAATTGTAAAGCGGCTTGAAACCTATCGAGAGCAAACCTTTCCTTTAATAGAGTTTTATCAAAATAAAAAACTGCTCATAACCTTGGATGCACAACCTGCTCCGGCAGTTATTTTGGAAAACTTTGTTAAACTCTTTCCTCTCAAGCACTAA
- the mnmE gene encoding tRNA uridine-5-carboxymethylaminomethyl(34) synthesis GTPase MnmE — protein MNYTLDDEIAAIATALAPAALGIVRTSGTRSLELISRFFSRPQALLQAEGHTLVYGWIHDEGVKVDEVVLCVYRAPKSNTGENAVEILCHGGAGVVKAIYRLCIKNGFREAERGEFTFRSFIHGKTDLTRAEAVREIIDSKTNTAQQKAAGRLSGTVFREIETIKTDLMTALAALEVGIEYPEDEETIADSFNEALLKKPLSALQQLADSWQTEKIYQAGVRLVLAGKTNAGKSSLFNALLKEDRAIVSDIHGTTRDWLEAELDFKGIPAHIFDTAGLRATEDTIEAIGVQRSVELASAADIVLYLIDGTKPPAEEDSAFIERNTVPLIIVQTKADKGQTEPLPAALQRYPAVSLSSKTGAGLDTLIDTVAGLVTADTALPMQDAGISLGTERQKEAVTAALEAAHHALEAGHSGYPLDAVIQDVEEAVHALGSVTGEVHSDDILDKIFSGFCVGK, from the coding sequence TTGAATTATACGCTTGATGACGAAATTGCCGCTATTGCAACAGCATTGGCGCCCGCAGCACTCGGTATTGTGCGGACATCGGGAACTCGAAGCCTTGAGCTTATTTCCCGTTTTTTTTCCCGTCCGCAGGCATTGTTGCAGGCAGAGGGGCATACGCTGGTATACGGGTGGATACACGATGAGGGGGTGAAAGTCGATGAGGTTGTCCTCTGCGTGTATCGTGCTCCGAAAAGCAATACCGGTGAAAATGCCGTTGAAATCCTCTGTCACGGCGGGGCAGGTGTAGTAAAAGCGATTTATCGTCTCTGCATCAAAAACGGCTTCCGTGAAGCGGAGCGAGGCGAGTTCACCTTTCGTTCGTTTATACACGGCAAAACGGATTTAACCCGCGCGGAAGCGGTGCGGGAAATTATCGATTCAAAAACAAATACGGCGCAGCAAAAGGCTGCCGGCCGGCTTTCCGGTACCGTATTCCGTGAAATTGAAACAATCAAAACAGATTTAATGACAGCTCTTGCCGCTCTTGAAGTGGGCATCGAATATCCCGAAGATGAGGAAACGATTGCAGACAGTTTTAACGAAGCACTTCTGAAAAAACCTCTTTCGGCCTTGCAGCAGCTCGCCGATTCGTGGCAAACGGAAAAAATATATCAGGCAGGTGTGCGCCTTGTGCTTGCAGGCAAAACAAACGCAGGAAAATCTTCTCTTTTTAATGCGCTGTTAAAAGAAGATCGCGCTATCGTGTCTGATATTCACGGAACAACCCGTGATTGGCTTGAAGCTGAACTCGATTTTAAAGGTATTCCTGCACATATTTTCGACACTGCCGGTCTCCGCGCTACGGAAGATACAATCGAAGCGATAGGCGTGCAGCGCAGCGTTGAACTGGCATCGGCAGCCGACATTGTGCTGTATCTGATTGACGGGACAAAGCCGCCGGCCGAAGAAGATAGTGCGTTTATCGAACGGAATACCGTGCCGCTGATTATCGTGCAAACCAAGGCGGATAAGGGGCAAACGGAACCATTGCCGGCGGCTTTGCAGCGGTATCCCGCCGTGAGTTTGAGCTCGAAAACGGGAGCCGGTCTCGATACGCTGATCGATACGGTTGCCGGGCTCGTTACGGCGGATACCGCGCTGCCGATGCAGGACGCAGGCATCTCGCTCGGGACGGAGCGGCAAAAGGAAGCGGTAACCGCCGCGCTTGAAGCAGCACACCACGCACTTGAAGCAGGGCACAGCGGATATCCGCTCGATGCCGTCATTCAGGATGTGGAAGAGGCGGTGCATGCGCTTGGAAGCGTTACCGGCGAAGTGCACTCCGATGATATCTTAGATAAAATATTCTCAGGCTTTTGCGTGGGCAAATAA
- a CDS encoding zinc ribbon domain-containing protein: MVTAEIFDKLRELQDILARKNQLDSEISEAPQLLVKQEELLAQYKTNYIKKNTDDEAIRQTIGALKAELFETEQKRENAEKGMDSITSQREYDALDREIQEASKKEAELRKEILKNEANHKRLDEEIKNEEALIKQQEQELDERKAVIEKEIAEKKNELAELAEGEQRIAPDLDSDTLFKFDRIIKNKQGIGIVPVQGNVCMGCHMILSAQFAIEVREGKNIMYCPYCSRILYYQESDQDSAEDMIFDDMDMGSLADLDDSSDYDEGESDNSED, encoded by the coding sequence ATGGTTACAGCGGAGATTTTTGATAAACTGCGTGAATTACAGGATATTCTTGCACGGAAGAATCAGCTTGATAGTGAGATTTCAGAGGCACCTCAACTATTGGTAAAGCAGGAAGAACTGTTGGCGCAGTATAAAACGAATTATATTAAGAAGAATACTGACGATGAAGCAATACGGCAAACCATCGGCGCATTAAAAGCAGAACTGTTTGAAACCGAACAAAAGCGTGAAAATGCCGAGAAGGGAATGGATAGTATTACCTCACAACGGGAATATGATGCTCTCGATCGTGAAATTCAAGAGGCGAGCAAAAAAGAAGCTGAGCTTCGTAAAGAAATCCTGAAAAACGAGGCAAATCATAAGCGTCTTGACGAAGAGATTAAAAATGAAGAAGCGCTGATTAAACAGCAGGAACAGGAGCTTGATGAACGGAAGGCGGTGATCGAAAAAGAAATTGCCGAAAAGAAAAACGAGCTGGCTGAACTTGCTGAAGGGGAGCAGCGGATTGCCCCCGATTTGGATAGTGATACGCTGTTTAAATTTGACCGTATTATCAAAAACAAGCAAGGTATCGGTATCGTTCCCGTTCAAGGCAATGTTTGTATGGGTTGCCACATGATCTTATCGGCTCAATTTGCTATTGAAGTACGGGAAGGAAAAAATATCATGTATTGTCCGTATTGCAGCAGAATTCTGTATTATCAGGAAAGTGATCAGGATTCCGCTGAGGATATGATCTTTGATGATATGGATATGGGTAGCTTAGCCGATTTGGATGATTCGTCCGACTATGATGAAGGGGAATCGGACAACAGCGAAGATTAA
- the mreD gene encoding rod shape-determining protein MreD: MRKVILWTIATAFLLGVFETAILSHIQLLPALPDLILLLVVYIALYNGTVPGITAGFFSGLIFDFLSLAPMGLHSFVFTVLGFLYGMLYGKYNVRRFFFPLILGLSATFLKAGMLFVLHVLFGQSIQVYNLLAAPFWIEVAENALCAPALFMLLGLFPNAFEIREC; encoded by the coding sequence GTGAGAAAAGTTATTCTGTGGACGATTGCAACTGCCTTTTTACTCGGTGTGTTTGAAACAGCGATTTTGTCCCATATTCAATTATTGCCGGCATTGCCGGATTTAATTTTACTTCTTGTCGTGTATATTGCGCTGTATAACGGTACTGTTCCCGGCATTACAGCAGGTTTTTTTTCCGGACTCATTTTTGATTTTCTTTCATTGGCGCCGATGGGACTCCATTCATTTGTATTTACCGTACTCGGATTTCTTTATGGTATGTTGTACGGGAAATATAATGTGCGTCGCTTCTTTTTCCCATTGATACTCGGGCTTTCGGCAACATTTTTAAAAGCTGGGATGCTATTCGTGTTACATGTACTGTTCGGACAAAGTATTCAGGTTTATAACCTGCTCGCAGCCCCCTTTTGGATTGAAGTTGCAGAAAATGCCCTCTGTGCGCCGGCATTATTTATGCTGTTAGGTTTATTTCCGAATGCGTTTGAAATAAGGGAGTGCTGA
- the mrdA gene encoding penicillin-binding protein 2 has translation MYEQDFQQVDKRLKFFSVFVFCILVIYLFRLFTMQIVQGDQFRRQSQTISQRSERIPAQRGEIFDRNANVPMVLSTNTFAVSVTPGEIPKKSFSTVMVRLANILRIPVVEIEKKLPAKRNSFQSIEIRSNLPYEVITSLAENIDELPGVSWHSKPVRNYVETGSFSHILGYVGDITKEELKELYNKGYTANTSIGKAGIEKYYDEWLRGEDGSEYRTVDASGRLIESNTAFIPPKMGNNLILTIDRKIQKLAENALGQRIGAAVVLKPATGEILALVSYPSFDSNLFLNDNGNEMYAQVLHDPRNPLLNRAVNASYPPASTFKIAMSTAILAEKAFPPEKKVQCSGKVEYGNHLFRCHQRAGHGYLDLRNALAQSCDIYYWTVCRDNLGIDKMVDYVRDFGYGKSAEIDLPSQAVGQVPNPVWKERQFHEKWLGGDTMNMSIGQGFMLASPLQVANMVAMVVNNGVIYKPHLLKEVRAPGTNELIYEKKPEILQQSDIPPDIFAQVRADMRYTITDGTAQYPMRNKIVQLAGKTGTAEVGFSDRWHSWMVAYGPYNAPAEDAVIVVVLVEAQNKWEWWAPYATNIIFQGIFADQTYEEALEALGGKSFLPAVRVRQE, from the coding sequence ATGTATGAGCAGGATTTTCAACAAGTTGATAAACGGCTGAAATTTTTTAGTGTTTTTGTTTTCTGTATTTTAGTGATATATCTGTTTCGATTGTTTACGATGCAGATCGTTCAAGGTGATCAGTTTAGAAGACAGTCTCAGACAATATCTCAGCGTTCCGAACGTATTCCCGCACAGCGTGGAGAAATATTTGACCGTAATGCAAACGTCCCGATGGTACTTAGTACCAACACCTTTGCCGTGTCGGTAACTCCGGGAGAAATTCCGAAAAAGTCATTTTCAACGGTTATGGTGCGTCTTGCAAATATTTTGCGGATTCCCGTTGTAGAGATCGAAAAAAAATTGCCGGCGAAGCGTAATTCCTTTCAAAGTATCGAGATAAGGTCTAACCTTCCTTATGAAGTCATTACGTCTCTTGCAGAAAATATCGATGAATTGCCGGGAGTTTCGTGGCATTCAAAACCGGTGCGCAACTATGTTGAGACGGGATCGTTTTCTCATATTCTCGGCTATGTCGGTGATATAACAAAAGAAGAACTCAAGGAGTTGTATAACAAGGGCTATACGGCAAATACTTCAATCGGTAAGGCCGGTATCGAAAAATACTATGATGAGTGGTTACGCGGAGAGGACGGCAGCGAATATCGCACAGTTGACGCAAGCGGGCGGTTAATTGAGAGCAACACCGCATTTATTCCTCCTAAAATGGGAAATAATCTTATTTTAACCATCGACCGGAAAATTCAAAAGCTTGCGGAAAATGCGCTTGGTCAGCGTATCGGTGCTGCCGTAGTACTAAAGCCGGCAACAGGAGAAATCCTTGCGCTTGTTTCGTATCCATCCTTTGATTCCAATCTTTTTTTGAATGATAATGGGAATGAAATGTATGCGCAGGTCTTGCATGATCCCCGTAATCCGCTGTTGAACAGGGCGGTGAATGCAAGCTATCCTCCGGCTTCGACTTTTAAAATCGCTATGTCTACTGCAATTCTGGCGGAAAAAGCGTTTCCTCCCGAAAAAAAAGTGCAGTGTTCCGGTAAAGTAGAATACGGTAATCACTTATTCCGTTGCCATCAACGTGCCGGACACGGGTATCTTGATTTAAGGAATGCATTGGCACAGTCTTGCGATATTTATTATTGGACGGTATGCCGTGATAACCTCGGCATCGATAAGATGGTCGATTATGTCCGCGATTTCGGATACGGTAAGTCTGCCGAAATCGATTTACCGAGCCAAGCAGTTGGCCAAGTGCCTAATCCCGTATGGAAGGAACGTCAATTCCATGAAAAATGGCTTGGCGGGGATACGATGAATATGTCGATCGGACAGGGATTTATGCTTGCTTCGCCCTTACAAGTTGCAAATATGGTAGCAATGGTTGTTAACAACGGAGTAATCTATAAACCGCATTTGTTAAAAGAAGTCAGAGCACCCGGTACTAACGAACTTATATATGAAAAGAAACCGGAGATATTGCAGCAAAGTGATATTCCTCCCGATATATTCGCTCAGGTGCGGGCAGATATGCGGTACACCATTACGGATGGAACGGCTCAATACCCAATGCGTAATAAAATCGTGCAGCTTGCCGGAAAAACCGGTACTGCAGAAGTAGGCTTCTCCGATCGATGGCATTCATGGATGGTTGCTTATGGGCCTTACAATGCTCCGGCAGAAGACGCTGTTATAGTCGTTGTATTGGTTGAAGCCCAGAATAAATGGGAGTGGTGGGCACCCTATGCTACAAATATTATCTTTCAGGGTATCTTTGCGGATCAAACATATGAAGAAGCTCTTGAAGCTCTCGGCGGTAAGAGCTTTTTACCGGCTGTAAGGGTAAGGCAAGAATGA
- a CDS encoding late competence development ComFB family protein, protein MTIHNLMEDFVYNEVNKVFDAAKEKNESWFTCNCMQCRLDTVCYVLNRIKPRYTTSGRGMAHFLQIDQSEKNQLLADVSALAFEGMKTVLSTKRSHTSSEQVLPSGHVFNFPTITGRVLDGQTFAPVSDLPVALYLENTLVAQMNHLWDNPYTISHKTPGTYTFWPFPVLASELGEKRIFNFYIHADKDGYDPIHYHFKLGLMSDASVKRDLDVESCHTLPDLYLFSRV, encoded by the coding sequence ATGACAATACATAACCTTATGGAAGATTTCGTATACAACGAAGTGAATAAAGTTTTCGATGCTGCAAAAGAAAAGAATGAATCATGGTTTACTTGTAATTGTATGCAATGCCGTTTGGATACGGTTTGTTATGTTTTGAACCGGATTAAACCGCGGTATACGACTTCCGGTAGAGGTATGGCGCATTTTTTGCAGATTGATCAGTCGGAAAAAAATCAGCTGCTTGCCGATGTTTCAGCGTTGGCGTTTGAAGGTATGAAAACTGTTTTGAGTACCAAGCGTTCCCATACGTCCTCTGAACAAGTCCTGCCTTCCGGTCATGTATTTAATTTTCCAACCATCACGGGGCGAGTCTTGGACGGTCAAACATTTGCTCCCGTTTCCGATTTACCTGTCGCTTTATATCTGGAAAACACCTTGGTTGCACAGATGAATCATCTGTGGGATAATCCGTATACGATTTCTCATAAGACGCCCGGCACGTATACGTTTTGGCCGTTTCCCGTACTTGCATCGGAATTAGGTGAAAAGCGTATTTTTAACTTTTATATTCATGCTGATAAGGATGGATATGATCCTATTCACTACCATTTTAAACTCGGTTTAATGAGTGATGCAAGTGTAAAGCGGGATCTTGATGTTGAAAGCTGTCATACTTTACCCGATTTATATCTTTTTAGCAGAGTATAG
- a CDS encoding rod shape-determining protein, which translates to MGFFKRFSADIGIDLGTCNTVIYIKGKGIVVNEPSVVAVERGTKSVVAVGADAKRMLWRTPGNIIAIRPLKDGVIADKDTTEKMIRYFISKILPRHRLIKPRVVIGIPSCITDVESSAVHESALKAGAGSVEVLEESRAAAIGANIPITEPAGNMVCDIGGGTTEVSVISLLGMVVTNAIRVGGDEFDQAIIKHIRSVHNLIIGEQTAERLKIEIGNAFPEKNMERVEIKGTDAITGLPRRLEIDSVEVREALREPITQIVEEIKTTLAQTPPELAADIVERGIVMTGGGSLLKGLPKLISKETHVPVILAENPMDCVAIGAGLYYDVYKDMSGNRSLYESLNR; encoded by the coding sequence ATGGGCTTTTTTAAAAGATTTTCTGCCGATATAGGCATTGATTTGGGAACCTGTAATACTGTCATTTATATAAAAGGGAAGGGGATTGTCGTTAATGAACCTTCGGTTGTTGCCGTAGAACGCGGAACAAAATCGGTTGTGGCGGTAGGCGCCGACGCTAAACGAATGCTGTGGAGGACGCCGGGCAACATCATCGCCATACGGCCGCTGAAAGACGGGGTTATTGCGGATAAAGATACGACGGAGAAGATGATCCGGTACTTTATTTCCAAGATTTTGCCGCGTCATAGGCTGATTAAACCGCGCGTGGTTATCGGTATTCCGAGCTGTATCACCGATGTGGAAAGCAGTGCCGTGCACGAAAGTGCGTTAAAAGCGGGAGCCGGCAGCGTCGAAGTGCTTGAAGAATCGCGTGCGGCTGCCATCGGTGCCAATATTCCGATTACCGAACCTGCCGGTAATATGGTATGCGATATCGGCGGCGGTACGACCGAAGTATCGGTTATCTCGCTGCTTGGTATGGTTGTTACCAATGCTATCCGTGTCGGCGGCGATGAATTTGATCAGGCCATCATTAAGCATATCCGTTCCGTGCATAACCTCATCATCGGTGAGCAGACTGCCGAGCGTCTTAAAATTGAAATCGGTAACGCGTTCCCGGAAAAAAACATGGAACGGGTGGAAATTAAGGGAACCGATGCAATTACCGGACTTCCCCGTCGCCTCGAAATCGATTCTGTAGAAGTGCGCGAGGCGTTGAGGGAGCCGATTACCCAGATTGTAGAAGAGATAAAAACAACGCTCGCCCAGACGCCGCCGGAACTGGCTGCCGATATCGTAGAGCGGGGGATTGTTATGACCGGCGGTGGCTCTCTGCTGAAAGGCTTACCGAAGCTCATTTCTAAAGAAACGCACGTTCCGGTCATCCTTGCCGAAAATCCCATGGACTGCGTGGCGATCGGCGCAGGTTTATACTATGACGTGTATAAGGATATGTCGGGTAACCGCAGTCTCTACGAGAGTTTAAACCGCTAA